AAAACAAGCCAATAGAACATTTGGGCTTTGGAATTGAGAATCAATAATCTACTTCAGCTGTCAATATTCAGTTTTTATTCAGTACCCATTAGTCCAAAGATGCCCAGTCCACCAACAATGTGCTTATTCAGTTTAACTAGAACAATTTCACCACCATCTCACTCCCCTTCGCTgcctcttcttttctcttcccCTTCCATATCTTCCCATCTTACTATTTCTTCCACCAGTACGTTTTTGCTCTCTCTCTTGCTCTTTATACAAATCTTTGAGTTCTTGTTACAATGTTATAGAAAATTCACCTGTACCCTTCTCTACTTCTTGTGCAGGAAGGAAGAGTTCAGTGTTAAGTGTGAGAAATCTTTGTTACAAGAGTGAATTAAAGACGAGTGAAGTGATGGAACAAAGTAAAGAGAAAGTTGAGCTCAATCGCAATCTTTATCCACCTATAGAGCCATATGATACTGGGTTTTTGAAGGTTTCGGATCTTCATACTCTTTATTATGAACAGTCTGGAAATCCTAGTGGCCATGTGAGTGATCATATTTAAAGTTCTCTCTTTCttgaatttctcttttttgaaaattttgcattttggtttccttttacttttttttttgttggttTTTCCTAGAGGGCGTGTTACTGATCATAGACCAAAGTTGCCTCTTTGTTATTCTTAATCAAATTTTGCATGTTTGGTGCTTAGGAGTGGGTTTTGTTCAATTGCTTAGACTTTGGTTTGGTGTAGTGAAATTGTTAGACAGCAGCTTTTCAAACTAAAGTTAACTGAAAGTGGAAGAGCGAGGCACTAGCTTTTATGATAAAGGCCTCTATTTCCTTCGTTCTAATTCTTGTTTCTAAGCTGAATTCTGTTTTTCCTGATGTCGCTCTGTGATGATGGTCATTGAGAAGGTTTGCTCTTTTGCATGTTTTTGCTGTTGGTATTTGAAAGCAATAGAATGAATGAATCCATTTGTATTCTTTTAGAAGCTGTAGGGGAACTGGCCCTGTCAAATTGAATGAAGAAGTCTTCTTTCAATTAGAAAGTGTCTACTAATAATACGTTACCATCTCACTGGTGGTGATACAGAAGACTTGGACAATAGTTGCCATGCCATGCGTTGTCAGGCTGAGTTAAGTGTGGAATCTGCACTGATCAGTGGAATTCTGTACTGACCAGAAAGTCCTAATATTTTTCAACGAGTTTAAAAGTCTAGGTACCTGTTAAGTTACAACTGAGCCTATGACTACATGCCTAGTTGTTATCACATGTAGAAGGTGATGTCAAatgaaaattagtttaatatatgaTAATCTAACTTATTTGGAAATAATTGGATCATGCAATTTCTTCCTTGCAAACAACTCTTTTATATCTCCATGCATTTTCTTGCTACCTCTataattgttttttaatgATTGAAAGATAATTTACTATGACTTGTACTAGGTTATCATGTTATTAACTCATATTGCAGCCAGTTGTCTTTCTTCATGGAGGCCCAGGAGGAGGAACTGCACCAAGTAATCGTAGATTCTTTGATCCAGAATTTTACCGAATCATTCTATTTGATCAGGTCGGTGTTTCTGCTAATCACCATCATGCTAAATTATGTGTTTCATTATATCTCTAAATCATGCCCTTTTCAGAGAGGTGCAGGAAAGAGTACGCCTCATGCTTGCTTAGTGGACAACACCACTTGGGACCTCATCTCTGACATTGAAAAGCTAAGAGAATACTTGCAAATTCCAGAATGGCAGGTcaagattttcctttttctaagAACGGAATTTATGTTAAATTAAGTGGTGGGTTTTATTGTGAGTGTTACTCTTATTCTACTCTGCAGGTATTTGGTGGTTCGTGGGGAAGTACTCTGGcccttgcatatagccaagcTCACCCTAACAAGGTGCATAATTACTTTTGtttaacattatttatttgctGAAATTCCCAGATAATGAAAAACCAGGTCATTGAGATATAATAATGAATCTCTTCTTATGTCCTACTTATTTCTGTTTTGCTGGCGTTTCTATGTTGTTCGCAAGGTTACTGGATTGGTCCTCAGAGGGatctttcttttaagaaagaaagagattgATTGGTTTTACGAGGGTGCTGCTGCTGCTATATACCCAGATGGTATGCTAAATGTATTTCTTTTGATGCTACAGTTGATATTGTATTATTTCAAGATAAAAGATTGAAAAGCAAATTGTGGGTTGTGTGTGGAAACTTACAGAACTTAGGTGTCTATGTAGCGTAGCATGTCTTGGGCTTAGACTCATTATTAGTAATTCTGTATATAAAgttattcattaatttctttgaagGCCTTCTGCAGAGATGATGAGACATTCTCCCTTGTTATCTATTCTATAGAACTTTGAACTGAATTTTGGGTTATAGTTTTCCTTTCTGAggtaattttttataacatgCGAAGTGAACTTTGATATTTAAGAAATGTAAATTACTTTATGGTCCTTGATTCTAAAATCATCAACAATATGCCTGTTTTAGTGAACTTGCAAAGGCTTGTTAGCTTCCTTGAAAAAGTGAAATACTTTAACAACCAAAATCTCAATCACTTGGAGTGAGGAAATGTTTCATTGGATTGTTCCTGAATGAATAAGAAGAAGTATTCTTATGTGGCTTGTGTATATATTTCCAATATGCAGCTTGGGAGCCATTTAGAGATCTTATCCCAGAAAATGAAAGGGGATGTTTCCTTGATGCTTACAGCAAGAGGTTGAACTCTGATGATATGGAAACACAAGTAAGATTTTCGATGAGTGGTAAACTGCTCTTAATAGATGATTTCAGTATAATCATTGGTGCATTAGtgtaaatttgattaaaatgaGCAGCATACATGTCTCTTAATTTCATGCAATCAGGTCCTTACTGtagaaataataaacattTACCTTCATAATTTCTTAGTTTGCAGCTGCAAGAGCATGGACCAAATGGGAAATGATGACTGCCCATCTTCTGCCAAATGAAGAGAACATCAAGAGAGGGGATGATGATAATTTTTCGTTGGTAAGCAGTAAGCTACTTTAGGGTCAACTGTTAAGGTTCTAACTTTCTTGTTGGAAAGAAAAACTTTAATGCATCAATCTGTACGAGATTTTGAATGACTAAGGCAAACTGCTTGGCAAGCATATAATTTCCAATAATACTGCAGTGTTTTCTTTATAAGCGTTCTATGCATTGGGTAATTTACCTATAAGGTGAccatgataaaataaataaaaatggtgCTTCCAATCCACTGCTGGAAAAAATTTGACGGCCCTTGTTTTGTTATCAAAGCTAACTAGCTAAGATTTTAATCTTGAGTACTGGAAAAAGGATACTTCAGGAGTTTATGCAATGCCAATTGTTCCATTTCAAAATCGCATTCTGCACAAGAAATTTAAAGTTATAGGAAAGTGTTCTCTGTTGGGTGCTCAAATGTGAATGACATGGGTGAATATCTAAATCAGCTTACTGATTTGTTAGTACACAGTTTGCTACATTTATTAGGTATCTttcagctttttttttttttttttaactttccaTGTACAAATTAACACCAAATAGATTAAGCTAATTACTTTTCTACAGCTTACTGGATATATAGGATGATTGGAATATTGACATTTTTGCTCATATTTGTCTTGTCCATTGCAGGCTTTTGCAAGAATTGAAAACCACTACTTTGTTAACAAGGGCTTTTTTCCTTCAGATTCTTTCCTATTGGACAATGTTGATAAAATAAGGCATATACATGCTACAATTGTACAGGTTTGTGTTTTTGTTGCCTTTATTCACTATATAATATGTACTCTCTTCGTAGTGGGAAAAGAGAGTGCTTTCATAAGGCAAATCAATTTAGTGATTGATCACTCGTGTTAGATAGTGTTTCAAGATGATTAGCATGTCCTCTTTTTGTTTGAACTTGTCACTTTGTCTGTTTAAGTGACAGCATATTTGTTTCAGTGGCCTATTTCTGTGCAAACTTTGGAAATAACCTGCTGGGTATTTCTGTCCGATAAgctttaataattatgaacATCCATTACTATGATCAATTCTTATAATCTGGCCATATTatcaaaatcttatttatGTCTGTTTTCTTTTGGTAGTTACATTATAGTACTGCTAAAGCTGTTGATATTGAAGTTAGCAGAATTTCTTATGCTGCATGAACAGGTAGGAATTGAAGTCTGACCTCACCCAAGTGAATTATTTTGCAGGGAAGATACGATGTTTGTTGTCCTATGATGTCTGCTTGGGATCTTCACAAGGCATGGCCCGAGGCAGATTTAAAGGTAGGAAATTGCTGGAAAGTTGTAGTTTATCCAAATAAAATGATAGGAGAAGGCAGGTTTTAATCCCATATGCTAGTTGCATATTTTGCAATATTTGTTGCTGTTCTTCGGGGATCATGGCATATTACTTACTGAGACGATTTCGGACAGGTGGTTGCAGATGCAGGACATTCTGCTAATGAACCAGGCATAGCTGCAGAACTTGTAGCTGCAAATGAGAAGCTTAAAAACATCATCAAGAACGGATCCTGAACAGGAGTAGGTGAAACCGAGCTGTGAGAATCGGATCCTGCTACAGATTCTTGGGGCATAACATAACATAAGAGAAGAAGCATAAATTTGAAGTAGGGTTGAACATGATATACTGGAAAATAATGGGGATCTGTATTTGATTATCTGAGCCATTGCTGCTGCATGGGCAGTCCTCCTCTATCAGAAGGGTGGTGAATATTGTGGTTTGTATTGGATTGCAGGTTTCACAGAATTTTTACTAAGCCACCTTCTGTGCTTTCTCAAACTATGTCAATTTCCAACCCTATTGCCCTTGCAATGCTCAAAAACCATAAAggcaaattctttttttaaaaaaagctaagattgaaaataaagaaagtagACATGCTTGACAGATGAACTTGTAATAAATTTCCAATGCAAAtaactcaaatttatataaattgagactttttttttttttgatttatacttactttttcataaaaaaaaattattttgacatgtgaaTTTACTTTTAGCATATAGGTATTATGCtgatgtattatttttatttttattgtttaattaatttattaattatagattatttttaattaagtaattttttttattctagaaaatagtattttgattatattatttaacagtatattaatataaattaattttttaattaaataataatatctaattGTATTGGAAATTTgcttatataaatttgagttatttgcattggaaatttattttttctcgaaataataatattttatttgcattGAAAAGttacttatatatttttgagttattatataattgtttatggtactttaatattttaaatggttagatttaattgaaattacacaaatatttatttgcaatttcttaaatatttattgaaattagGTAAAGGGGTGGCTAAAAAGCCAAATGTACCAAATTGCTAGAAAACCGCATAATATTGAACCTAAAGACGACTGATTGAATTGGTCacttttttgtttggttttaattttatatttagattgCTTAATTGACAAAGatatcctttttatttttttgatttgattcttttctttttagtttttatttgtttttcatatttttagttaatgtagaatttttttaattttattatcttttcttaattttatttttttaaaaaataaaaattaatgaattaaccgaataattttttaattaactaaatcgatggtcaatatttaatataaatttttttaaaaccgAAACCGACTAATAATTATGCATAATTTAACTCACATTTCATTTCCAAGGCAAAATCAAAGATGCTTTTGAATTTATTCTCCACTGCCACgtattttttttggaaaataacaaaaatatttatatatatttttataaaaataaaaaaatatggttatatttttcattttttattcttattatgtaaaaataccaaaaatgCTGCTtgtaacttttttttaaatacggttttggttatttttttatttttttaataaaataattaaaaaacaataaaaaaaatttaaatataactaaaatataactatactgcatttttttaaaaaattaaaaagataatatttttaaaaaaattaaaaagatatatttttttaaaaaaattacactgtaaaataatattttttattgattttaaaatatttctggattatttttttaaatgcattatgaaattgattaaaaaaaaaagaaaaaaaggaagctTAGTAGTATTTAGGTGTAGCCCAAGTTCATCCACCCCAATTAACAACAATAACCAACTTAAAATCCCTACCCTCACACACTCTCTCCCAGCCCGAATTCACGCCAAGAAAGAATGGCCACCACAACGTCCACCGTCCGCTCCGCCGTCCGTACAACATGCCGATTCTTCTCCAGCCGTCACAGCAACCACAATTTCTTAGAGCCGAATAGCTTCATAGGAAGCTGGGAAGCCCCAAAGAACCCAAAAGAAGCAGAGGCAAAACTAGCTAAGCTTCGAAGGGATTACGCAAAGCAAGTGAAAGAAGTGCGCAAAgagtatataaaagaaatggaattGATGCGTATCGAGAAGCAGAGAAAGGATGATGCTAAAAGAGAAGCACTTAGAATTGCTAacgaagagaaaaagaaattaaaagctgAAGCTGCTAAAGTTAGAGCTCAAGAGCGAATGATTGCTCAAGAAGAGTTTCGTCAAATGCTTGTATGTATCTATgagtttgttctttttttcttaaaaatcttattactttatgtttgtgtttatgtttgttagtgttttcttttctttttaatttttgttaagttaAGGACTTTAAGCTATTAGATttgatttgttattattattattattattattattattattattatttcttgacCTTGTTGATCTCGCATATGCACCCTTATAGATTGATGTGTTAGTTGCTAAGAAAATGATGTAacttattagaaaaagaacaaattctGACAAATTGGAAATTCGgattgtgagtattagaaatcTACTATCTTTTGTTTATTGCCAATAactattttgtttttagttattGAGAAAgggaatgaaagaaaagaacttgCCAATTTGTTTTCTGGGTTTCTATCAGTTTGCTAAAttgtagtttaaattattttagctCTTTTCTTGTAGTTAACCATATTAATTAGAATGATGATTTCAGAGTTTGCAAGTATTAGGCTATCAAAACTCTGGTTGTGCAAGCCACCtctcaaatattaatttgcgtttttttttatttaattgcaaaaatagacaaagaaggaaaatagtTCCTGATAATTCTGAGTACTGAATTATGTGTTTACTAGTTTTCCTTGATGGATGCAAGATATGGGAAAAGGATAGAACAGAATGAGGTTGaattatttctgttttctttagTATGCTTACATAGAATATTCTACGGTGAAGAGAATATTAGATATAAACTATGAGAATACGTTCTTCTATTCACTGGTTGCCTGACTACACTCTTTGCactcatttatttatgttatgttGCTTATAGATTGTTGGCAAACCCagttcaattttcttttctttaaaattccATCCTCTCTTTTTGTCTCTCTGTGGTTGTTGAGAAAATGTTAAAAGGTAAATGAAAATAAGCAGGTACGCTGGTTGCaaagaaaagttaatttttttggagaaaatagaaattttttaaatatgaaataaacaaattcTTCCTAGTAGTTATCTCGGAGGATATGCTGAAAATTCATTTCCTTTTcagttttccttttttatacTGCTATTGATTAGAATTTAACAGATTTTAAGCTTTGAATAGTGCCCTCCTATTGATCTTTAATCATTGCTAGCTGATAGAAAATTCAGACTCAGAAATCTTCATCACTGCTTGGTTAGTTATATTTCTTCCTAACCGCATGATTTGAGCTTGAGTAAGAATAGTGTAGATAATCACGTTTTCTTCCTTAAATTGGGTAtttctccatttcttttaatgttgatGGCAGCAAATGTAGTACTTGTGGCTGTAAATATATGAGCACTAAAGGTAATACCATCTCAAGCTAGCACTCGGACTCTccaattaattttagtgtttatATGCGAGAGGTGTTTATCAGTTTATGGATGGAAGGAATGCATGTTATTATCCTGTTGTATAAGTATTCTCAAACTACAGAACTGCAAATGAGCCAGTTTCCAGCTAAAGACTGGGAGGTGAACTTGTTTAAAATGTTTAGAATTGGGTTCTAGAATCCAtgtctattttatttaagttctGTATAATGTAAAAGGAAATAGGATTTTGCAGACTGTCCATATCATACCATCATACAGGAGTCTCTGTCAAAAGGGCTCACTTTTCCATTCTTCTTTCTATATTGACAAGATGTATTTATTCATAGTTTTAATTAATGTGCTTTGACTATGCCATCACAGTTGAAAGAAAGAAGTGAGAAACTTGAGAATTGGAGgatgaaagaaagaacaagggaagagaagaagaaagagaaaaatgagCTGTTGCGCCAACAAAGTTCCGTGTGGGTTGATGAAAAAGAATTGGAGTCTAAGGTCCTAGAAGCCATAGTTGATGCCAGATCACTttgaattttagattttgaatatCTTCTTGACAAAATGAAATCTCAAGCTTAAACATAGCTAGGACTTGGTCCATCCTGAAGAATATTTTGGAGTGCTCCAGCAACTCTGCACCAGTTTCATGCTTGCTTTTGTCCCCTGATATAACaatgtttgtttcttttcttttcttcatgaaAAAGAATTGGAGTCTAAGGTCCTAGTAGCCATAGTTGGTAACACATCACTTTGAGTTTTAGATTTTGAACGTCTTGTTGACAAAACTTGTTCCATTTTGAAGAGGATTTTGGAGTGCTCCAGCAACTCTGCTGTCTTTACTAGCTCATGCTTTCCTTTGTCCTCTGATATACcaatgttttatttattttcttttcttgagtTTCACCTAAGTGAGTAGTGAAGTTAAAAGTAGTTTTTGTAACAAGAATTTGTAACAATTTCTTGATATATTTAggtcaaataagaaaaagagaagtgCCATTTGCTCTGAGTCTCTCTTCTAGTACTGGAAGATCCACTATGGACTTTTGATCGATAGTATTCCTGATTACTTATTTATGGGACTAAATACATATTTCTCCGTCCctctaaaaaagataataactttcaattgtatttaaattttactttttggtaatatttaaatatttttatacaatatATGTGGACGTATTAAATAAAGACAcgtgttaaaaaaatattacaatatgataaaaaagtaaattcaaatatttattaagttaaaataaaaattaaaagattaaattgattaaatgattaaaattcagaagtatatatatttttaatctatttatgATGTgcttttctaaatattagtCTAAATGTCTTTGCCCATCTGATCAAAATTGCACAGCTTTAATAAAAGCCACTTATTTCACAACTCTTTCTCCTCTCGCCTAATAAATGGGAGAATATCAGAGCATGAAATTCTCACTGTTAGTGGAAATTTCAAGaataatttatacttttatgcCTTTGTACAAAAAtgtctattaaattttttaattatacttcCTTCATGTCATATTAACTgtaatttacttgaattaagAAAGCATTTAATATACTTAAttataggaaaaaaaataattaaattagattaaattatcTTTCTATAGATAcgataaaatttattatatatctattCCGACAcaagaataaaatagaaaaaaaattaatattgcaTTGAGTATATATGTGACAGATTTGATATCTCAATTcaccataaatttaaattgttgAATAAAACTTCAAAAATAGTGTATTCTGTGCTAACATGAGAGTGTACGCTATGACAGatttatttacataaaatgCTAATTTCCTTTTATAATATGCTAATCCATTTAATATTAGtatgtaaattaaatgcttaatTGTCCAATACAATATtacacttattttttaatttagtatgtagtttctaattttttaaaattttaataatttattttgatattggtTTCAATTTTCGTATCCGGTAAAATTATCATCTAAAATTTGATGGCGTGGCTATAAAATATTAACCGTAAAATCGAAAAAAGAGTTGACTTGATATTAGAATTGTTACTTCattctataataaaataatgaaaatatttaaataagtaaacagacaatttgatgataaattctttttttcaatatcGTATTCATTTTTATCGAGATTTAAAAGAAGATCTAACAATCTAACTTCTTAtttatctctaattttttttctattttctggAACATTTAAAAGGCACCTCCAGCATTAAgtttctagaattttaaacaaaaatgatAAGAAAATTTCACTAAAGCGTTTAAGAATAAGTCagtaattctaatattaatccgacctttttttttttatggctGGAATTATAGTCATACCATcataattttaactaataatttcattaaaaatttaaattagaattaacaTTAAAGTAcgtgaataaaatttataaaaaaaaattacatactaaAATGGAAAACAATTACATATGTGTGTGGCAGATAAAAGCTAAATTAGAATGAATGGATAGTGTTAgtcttataataattattatatttttagtgcaatcaaaatataattatagagGTTTTCCTTGAAAACGCAACTGTATACTCAAGATTTGAACTTGAAACCTTAGTTAAGATAGAAGAGCATTACCATATCATTTATACACTcttgaatttataataataattattacatagTGGGTGAAGATAATTTTTTGTGGCTCTCACAAAAGCAGCCTCAATTTTATGTAAGATTTTGGATTGCGATCCTTCCCTGTTCATATTCAATATGACCTATcatattatgttatttttactttaaattcaattaaaaagttgaaattttataaaattatatttctagtGGAGGATATCTTATTTATtgaatagtaaaattttaattaataaatttgaattacaATGATTAAAGATTATATCGAAATGATCTATGTAAAATCTTATGttgcttttcaattttaattactatatttttaagaaaattatactGCATAATGTGTTCATGGTATCATGGTGGAGCTTCTTGTTcccccccttttttttttgaagaagaaatccttcttcttcttcttgtttgcTTGCTGGATTAAGTTGGAGTTTTATCAGTATGATTTAAAGATCAATTTGCGTCCTTAACTTGAAGTCAATGGCTAATTTACtcggattttaaatttttagccGATTTCACCCACCAACTTGGCAAAAGTAGCCATTTTAGTCTAAATTCTCACTAACTTAAGAGATTGGATTCCATGCATCATGCAAAGTAAGTGAATGAAGGACCTAATGAATAAGTAAAGTTCATTTTAGTCattaaactttatattatgtattaaacttagtaaaataatctgtataataaaatatctaacaaaaaataattaaattattgattttaataaaaaaattaaattaaataaaaaaattaaactcatgcaaatttaaatttttactaaaattaaaaaattagtttttaaaaataattaatcttaatttctaatatttttagcataatttagTCAAATGGATAggaaaattagtaattagttactattatgtaatttaaatttcttagtaaattcattttaattgagtttgatacttaatataaagttttgaggactaaattgaattttacttATTGATTAGatcatttaattgaattttacttGCTTTGCATGATGTGTGGAATCcaatctcttaattttgtgAGAATTTAGACTGAATTGGCCGTTTTTGCCAAGTTGGCagataaatttgataaaaaatttaaaatctgaGTAAATTGGCCGTTGATTCCAAGTTAAGGAGGCAAATTGAGGTTTGAAcctttattagtataatatttgataagaCTAGACATTATAGTTTCATTTGATATAGTTTATCATAATCTTTGTATTAGTGATATACACTGAgcacataaattaatttatatgcaGTCTGTctatttctttgaaaaatataaacaaagaatttgtatcttttcttttgtagtaaataagaatattttcttttggagaATAACATATGTTTCTATTATTCGATTGTAACAACAAAAATCAgaataagattattatataatattaatgagattattatataatattatgtgTTCTAAACAAaggttttctctttttcttttcttctttcccctCTTTTATTATGCAGTAAGAATATGTTCAACTTattctcaaaaagaaaaagaagaatatttacaacttaatattttattattctttttaagaatatcgacatttgactaTATATTCTTTCTGGGGGATCTCAAAGCTCCACTTTCCTAAACTGACATGGATTCTCAGAAGTGCTCCTCCGGTGACCCTACTCTGATTAACAGGAAAACAGTAATTTTCTTGGATTTCTCACTTTATATGAACAAGCTTAGTTGATGCTGCTGGGACTTGACAGAATTAATTGAACAGAAATCGGATTCCACAAAAATTTTGCGTGAATGCTTTTTGCATGTGTTATTCCATATCATATCATGCAATAACAGAGAACTTTGCCATCTTAATCGTATGATAATGCATATGAATATGATTGATCAACTTCTGAACCATCTTAATCAGGTTGTTCTGTTCCTTTCAAAAACCAGATCGCTTGGTTTGGATATTGGATATGGGTCTGTGTTCCATTAACGCaaataaatacttttcttAGTGGCTGCTTTTCCTGAATAATCTTCGCTGTCTCTTCATTCGTTGCAAATTCTGTTGGAAAAATTTGGATGTTATTCTTGAAGTGGTCGGTTTTCATTAGGGTTGTAAAAGAGCCTAATGTCTTCGAGAACTAATCGGGGTTCGACTCGATAAAAGTTTGTTTGAATTTGTTAATAGAAGCTCGTTACAGTTAACAAACCAAACTcgaatttattaatattcgGTTCATTTAGCTCGCAACCTGACTCGTTTATAGATTCATGAAACTAATCGTGAACTATATCGTTAATGAACTTAAATAAAGGatgcataatatatattttctatattataattattttattttatatgtacgtatacatttatttatttgtgtatcaatttatataagctaatagataataatcttttcatttttatcataacttttaattaacttatat
The nucleotide sequence above comes from Ricinus communis isolate WT05 ecotype wild-type chromosome 6, ASM1957865v1, whole genome shotgun sequence. Encoded proteins:
- the LOC8258690 gene encoding proline iminopeptidase — protein: MPSPPTMCLFSLTRTISPPSHSPSLPLLFSSPSISSHLTISSTRRKSSVLSVRNLCYKSELKTSEVMEQSKEKVELNRNLYPPIEPYDTGFLKVSDLHTLYYEQSGNPSGHPVVFLHGGPGGGTAPSNRRFFDPEFYRIILFDQRGAGKSTPHACLVDNTTWDLISDIEKLREYLQIPEWQVFGGSWGSTLALAYSQAHPNKVTGLVLRGIFLLRKKEIDWFYEGAAAAIYPDAWEPFRDLIPENERGCFLDAYSKRLNSDDMETQFAAARAWTKWEMMTAHLLPNEENIKRGDDDNFSLAFARIENHYFVNKGFFPSDSFLLDNVDKIRHIHATIVQGRYDVCCPMMSAWDLHKAWPEADLKVVADAGHSANEPGIAAELVAANEKLKNIIKNGS
- the LOC8258691 gene encoding golgin subfamily A member 6-like protein 6, with the translated sequence MATTTSTVRSAVRTTCRFFSSRHSNHNFLEPNSFIGSWEAPKNPKEAEAKLAKLRRDYAKQVKEVRKEYIKEMELMRIEKQRKDDAKREALRIANEEKKKLKAEAAKVRAQERMIAQEEFRQMLLKERSEKLENWRMKERTREEKKKEKNELLRQQSSVWVDEKELESKVLEAIVDARSL